In a single window of the Streptomyces sp. HUAS ZL42 genome:
- a CDS encoding phospholipid scramblase-related protein gives MTTHSNTPAGWYPDPHGAPQTLRYWDGAQWTQHTSPEQQAQAAQQVPQQAAGPDPRVQRQVQQQAGVAPSGPGGGTLFSEPVLVVNQKAKLIELTNEYKVMDQNGNQIGSVVQVGQSALKKILRFVASIDQYMTHKLEIRDAHGQPVLLLTRPAKIFKSRVIVERPDGQPVGEIVQQNVFGKINFSINAGGRQIGAIKAENWRAWNFAIVDHAENEVARITKTWEGLAKTMFTTADNYVLQIHYQLPEPLLSLVVATALTVDTALKQDARGIG, from the coding sequence GTGACCACGCATTCGAACACACCTGCAGGTTGGTACCCGGATCCGCACGGTGCGCCCCAGACCCTGCGCTACTGGGACGGCGCCCAGTGGACCCAGCACACCAGCCCGGAGCAGCAGGCCCAGGCTGCCCAGCAGGTACCGCAGCAGGCCGCGGGCCCGGACCCGCGCGTCCAGCGGCAGGTGCAGCAGCAGGCCGGGGTCGCCCCGAGCGGCCCCGGCGGGGGCACGCTGTTCAGTGAGCCGGTCCTGGTGGTGAACCAGAAGGCCAAGCTGATCGAGCTGACCAACGAGTACAAGGTCATGGATCAGAACGGCAACCAGATCGGCTCGGTCGTCCAGGTCGGGCAGAGCGCGCTGAAGAAGATCCTGCGCTTCGTCGCCAGCATCGACCAGTACATGACGCACAAGCTGGAGATCCGCGACGCCCACGGTCAGCCGGTGTTGCTGCTCACCCGGCCGGCGAAGATATTCAAGTCCCGTGTGATCGTGGAGCGTCCGGACGGACAGCCGGTCGGCGAGATCGTCCAGCAGAACGTCTTCGGGAAGATCAATTTCTCGATCAACGCGGGCGGCCGGCAGATCGGCGCCATCAAGGCCGAGAACTGGCGTGCGTGGAACTTCGCGATCGTCGACCACGCGGAGAACGAGGTCGCCCGGATCACCAAGACCTGGGAGGGCCTCGCCAAGACGATGTTCACGACCGCGGACAACTATGTCCTGCAGATCCACTACCAGTTGCCCGAGCCGCTGCTGAGCCTGGTCGTCGCGACGGCCCTCACCGTCGACACGGCGCTCAAGCAGGACGCGCGCGGGATCGGCTGA
- a CDS encoding phosphocholine-specific phospholipase C — MSEVNRRRFLQVAGATTAFTALSNSIQRAAALPANHRTGSIEDVEHIVVLMQENRSFDHYFGKLRGVRGFGDPRPVTLQNGKSVWHQPDGTKDVLPFHPDADDLGLAFIQDLPHGWNDGHAAFNGGKYDKWVPSKGSTTMAYLTREDIPFHYALADAFTICDAYHCSFIGSTDPNRYYMWTGYTGNDGQGGGPVLGNDEVGYSWTTYPERLEKAGISWKIYQDVGDGLDAKGSWGWIADAYRGNYGDNSLLYFKQYQNAQPGDPLYDKARTGTDARKGEGFFDRLKADVKGGKLPQVSWIVAPEAFTEHPNWPANYGAWYIAKALDALTSAPEVWAKTALFITYDENDGFFDHLVPPFPPASAAQGRSTVDVGPDLFKGDSGHVAGPYGLGQRVPMLVVSPWSKGGYVCSETLDHTSILRFVERRFGVREPNISPWRRAVVGDLTSAFDFSRRDTRPVALPDTDGYEPPDHDRHPDYVPTPPANPVLPKQERGLRPARPLKYTPYVDGAIDIAAGKFALTFASGAKAGAAFLVTSGNRTDGPWSYTTEAGKTVSDAWNSAYSNGFYDLTVHGPNGFLRAFKGSNKAAGPEVTARHRGDDIELTFTNRGYSTVHLKVVSGYGAPAVAFTMRAGATVRHTFDLATSRRWYDLSVTSDTDPAFLRRFAGHVENGRPGVSDPAVITE; from the coding sequence ATGTCCGAAGTCAACCGGCGCAGATTCCTCCAAGTCGCGGGCGCCACCACGGCGTTCACCGCACTGTCGAACAGCATCCAGCGCGCCGCCGCCCTGCCCGCGAACCATCGCACCGGGTCGATCGAGGACGTCGAGCACATTGTCGTCCTGATGCAGGAGAACCGTTCGTTCGACCACTACTTCGGCAAGCTGAGGGGCGTCCGCGGCTTCGGTGACCCGCGCCCGGTGACCCTGCAGAACGGCAAGTCCGTCTGGCACCAGCCGGACGGCACGAAGGACGTCCTCCCCTTCCACCCGGACGCCGACGACCTGGGCCTGGCGTTCATCCAGGACCTCCCGCACGGCTGGAACGACGGACACGCCGCCTTCAACGGCGGCAAGTACGACAAGTGGGTGCCCTCCAAGGGCTCCACGACGATGGCGTACCTGACCCGCGAGGACATCCCCTTCCACTACGCGCTCGCCGACGCCTTCACCATCTGCGACGCCTACCACTGCTCGTTCATCGGCTCGACCGACCCCAACCGCTACTACATGTGGACGGGTTACACGGGCAACGACGGCCAGGGCGGCGGTCCCGTCCTCGGCAACGACGAGGTCGGCTACAGCTGGACGACCTACCCCGAGCGCCTGGAGAAGGCCGGCATCTCCTGGAAGATCTACCAGGACGTCGGCGACGGCCTCGACGCGAAGGGCAGCTGGGGCTGGATCGCGGACGCCTACCGCGGCAACTACGGCGACAACTCGCTCCTCTACTTCAAGCAGTACCAGAACGCCCAGCCCGGCGACCCCCTGTACGACAAGGCCCGCACCGGCACCGACGCCCGCAAGGGCGAGGGATTCTTCGACCGGCTCAAGGCCGACGTCAAGGGGGGCAAGCTGCCTCAGGTCTCCTGGATCGTCGCCCCCGAGGCCTTCACCGAGCACCCCAACTGGCCCGCCAACTACGGCGCCTGGTACATCGCGAAGGCCCTCGACGCGCTCACCTCCGCGCCGGAGGTGTGGGCGAAGACGGCCCTGTTCATCACGTACGACGAGAACGACGGCTTCTTCGACCACCTGGTCCCGCCCTTCCCGCCGGCCTCCGCCGCGCAGGGCAGGTCCACGGTCGACGTCGGCCCGGACCTGTTCAAGGGCGACAGCGGCCATGTCGCCGGTCCGTACGGCCTCGGCCAGCGTGTGCCCATGCTCGTCGTCTCGCCCTGGAGCAAGGGCGGTTACGTCTGCTCCGAGACCCTCGACCACACCTCGATCCTCCGGTTCGTCGAGCGCCGCTTCGGTGTGCGAGAGCCCAACATCTCGCCCTGGCGGCGGGCCGTCGTCGGCGACCTGACCTCGGCGTTCGACTTCTCCCGCAGGGACACCCGCCCGGTCGCCCTGCCGGACACCGACGGTTACGAGCCCCCGGACCACGACCGCCACCCGGACTACGTGCCGACCCCGCCCGCCAACCCCGTCCTGCCCAAGCAGGAGCGCGGACTGCGGCCCGCCCGTCCGCTCAAGTACACGCCGTACGTGGACGGTGCGATCGACATCGCCGCCGGCAAGTTCGCGCTCACCTTCGCATCCGGCGCGAAGGCCGGCGCGGCCTTCCTGGTGACCTCCGGCAACCGCACCGACGGCCCCTGGAGTTACACGACCGAGGCCGGAAAGACCGTCTCCGACGCCTGGAACTCGGCGTACTCGAACGGCTTCTACGACCTGACCGTGCACGGCCCGAACGGCTTCCTGCGCGCCTTCAAGGGGTCCAACAAGGCCGCCGGGCCCGAGGTCACCGCACGGCACCGCGGCGACGACATCGAGCTCACCTTCACCAACAGGGGCTACAGCACGGTGCATCTGAAGGTCGTGAGCGGCTACGGCGCACCGGCCGTGGCCTTCACCATGCGGGCCGGCGCCACCGTGCGGCACACCTTCGACCTCGCGACGAGCAGGCGCTGGTACGACCTGAGCGTCACGTCCGACACCGACCCGGCCTTCCTGCGGCGATTCGCCGGACATGTGGAGAACGGGCGCCCCGGTGTGAGCGATCCCGCGGTCATCACGGAGTAA